Proteins encoded by one window of Bacteroidia bacterium:
- a CDS encoding acyltransferase → MSELLIKENKYLGEVVLIRPIATLLIVVLHAFTMYGGGWILPEGISNVRVYFWIARLSNSFALEMFVFLSGYLFAHQIYNLRRKFTFKRLVKNKFNRLIIPSIVFSILYSLLIYTKPFNIVSYAYDILMGLGHMWFLPMLFWCFVFSFFIFKINIKEEIKLIFLFCISICSFIPLPLRLNSAMFYLLFFYLGFYVINNKQKIINKLANKKGLIVGTLSFVLIFIVSTLLREHIYSIEATSIINKAANWSVLNFIRIILATTGLLLFYVLINYLIEVKQYSTPQWVLKLNMFSFGIYLFHQFVLKYLYYETFLPMMFGTYWLPIVGLVIALIASIGLSNLFLKTSLGKSLIG, encoded by the coding sequence ATGAGCGAACTTTTAATTAAAGAAAATAAATATCTGGGTGAGGTAGTTCTAATAAGACCTATTGCTACTCTTTTAATCGTTGTGCTTCATGCATTTACTATGTATGGGGGGGGGTGGATACTACCAGAAGGTATAAGTAATGTTAGAGTTTATTTTTGGATTGCAAGATTATCTAACAGCTTTGCTCTTGAGATGTTTGTTTTTTTATCTGGATATTTGTTTGCTCATCAAATATATAATTTGAGAAGGAAATTTACTTTTAAAAGATTGGTTAAAAATAAATTTAATAGATTAATAATACCAAGTATTGTTTTTAGTATACTTTATTCTTTACTGATTTATACAAAGCCCTTTAATATAGTAAGTTATGCATATGATATTTTAATGGGATTGGGGCATATGTGGTTTTTACCAATGCTTTTTTGGTGTTTTGTTTTCTCTTTTTTCATTTTTAAAATTAATATAAAAGAAGAAATCAAATTGATATTTTTGTTTTGTATTTCCATATGCTCTTTTATACCACTGCCATTACGTTTAAATTCCGCTATGTTCTACTTATTGTTTTTTTACTTAGGGTTTTATGTAATTAACAATAAACAGAAAATCATAAATAAATTAGCAAATAAAAAAGGCTTAATTGTTGGAACACTTAGTTTTGTTTTAATATTTATTGTTTCAACTTTACTTAGAGAGCATATATATAGTATTGAAGCAACTAGTATTATTAATAAGGCAGCAAACTGGTCAGTACTAAATTTTATTAGGATTATACTTGCTACAACAGGTTTACTTCTATTTTACGTTTTAATTAATTATTTAATCGAGGTAAAACAATACTCTACTCCCCAGTGGGTTTTAAAACTAAATATGTTTAGTTTCGGAATTTATTTGTTTCACCAATTTGTTTTAAAATATTTGTATTATGAGACTTTCTTACCAATGATGTTTGGAACATATTGGTTACCAATAGTAGGATTAGTTATAGCTTTAATTGCATCAATCGGACTATCAAATCTTTTTCTTAAAACAAGTTTAGGAAAGAGCTTAATAGGTTAA
- a CDS encoding glycosyl transferase, whose product MKFNKLFHTQFNSRVNIASQDIFNLEKSKSIFELSSSNLIFKYKPVVTIADPFLFVDDDRLYLFYEEQVSLGGKGVIKMRWTTDLVNWSFPITVLKESFHLSYPNVFKFNDCVYMMPETGSDKSVRLYKPNNDFTQWTLYKTILSNKKYVDSSIIFKDNIYFLFTTLCEDNKYKLMLFCSEKIDGKYELHPKSPIAIGNNNGRCGGSVFEYEGKLYRPTQICENYYAEGLKINEILFLTKNNYSEKYLKTIIPNNDEFYSLGGHHFSFVFFKEEIIIATDGLSLSLNFWEVGRRVHRKLKGLV is encoded by the coding sequence ATGAAATTTAACAAATTATTTCATACTCAATTTAATTCAAGAGTTAATATTGCAAGTCAAGATATTTTCAATCTTGAAAAATCAAAATCAATATTTGAATTGTCTTCTTCTAACTTGATATTTAAATATAAGCCTGTTGTTACTATTGCAGATCCTTTTCTGTTTGTGGATGATGATAGACTTTATCTGTTTTATGAAGAACAGGTTAGTTTAGGAGGAAAAGGTGTTATAAAGATGAGGTGGACTACAGATTTAGTTAATTGGTCATTTCCAATCACAGTACTGAAAGAGAGTTTCCATCTTTCATATCCAAATGTGTTTAAATTTAATGATTGTGTTTATATGATGCCAGAAACTGGTAGTGATAAATCTGTTAGATTGTATAAACCTAATAATGATTTTACTCAATGGACATTATATAAAACTATATTATCAAATAAGAAGTATGTTGATAGCTCTATTATATTTAAGGATAATATATATTTCTTATTTACAACTTTGTGTGAGGATAACAAGTATAAGTTAATGCTATTTTGTTCGGAAAAGATTGATGGGAAATATGAGCTGCACCCTAAATCACCTATTGCAATTGGAAATAATAACGGACGCTGTGGTGGATCGGTTTTTGAGTATGAGGGTAAATTATATAGGCCAACACAGATTTGTGAGAACTATTATGCAGAAGGATTGAAGATTAATGAAATTTTATTTTTGACAAAAAATAATTACTCAGAAAAATATTTAAAAACTATTATTCCAAATAACGACGAATTTTATTCTTTAGGTGGTCATCATTTTAGTTTTGTTTTTTTTAAAGAGGAAATTATTATTGCTACTGATGGTCTATCACTAAGTCTGAATTTCTGGGAAGTTGGTAGAAGAGTGCATAGAAAACTAAAAGGATTAGTTTAA
- a CDS encoding GNAT family N-acetyltransferase: MIVDKEKFFEIQSKMDFISYDQALGYHDLYGNREIVYFVDNINEPNLCVWAVINRKFKFLSILKITGESFSKQVTHKIYSKFYKHIIEESEQHDIITIVNNNKYSIDFEMGIRLAGFIRPIAFFDSPLSIVMDFNKENIRSRNWRRNVEVAKKNNLDFKYITNPTQDDIVVFVKMCNELSERKGLGSYINEENISNMLLDENYYLFFVYIDDLPLAGRIVYVHREHSYDVYAANSNKAIENRGTTYFMMESIFEFLKSLGVNYFDFGRIGIGHSDGVASFKLYSGGEVINYNSSWEYSNNIFLSSLVSIVRSIRSKRY, encoded by the coding sequence ATGATTGTTGATAAAGAAAAATTTTTTGAAATCCAATCTAAAATGGATTTCATTTCATATGATCAAGCTTTAGGTTATCATGATTTATATGGTAATAGAGAAATAGTCTATTTTGTTGATAACATTAATGAGCCCAATCTTTGTGTTTGGGCTGTTATTAATAGGAAGTTCAAATTTTTATCAATATTGAAAATAACTGGTGAATCGTTTAGTAAACAAGTTACTCATAAGATCTATAGTAAGTTTTATAAACATATAATTGAAGAATCAGAACAGCACGATATTATAACCATAGTTAATAACAATAAATACTCGATAGATTTTGAAATGGGAATAAGATTAGCAGGCTTTATAAGACCAATAGCTTTTTTTGATAGCCCACTTTCGATAGTAATGGATTTTAATAAAGAAAATATAAGAAGCAGGAATTGGCGAAGAAATGTGGAAGTTGCAAAAAAAAACAATCTGGACTTCAAGTATATCACAAACCCTACACAGGATGATATTGTAGTTTTTGTAAAAATGTGTAATGAATTATCAGAACGTAAGGGGCTCGGATCTTATATAAATGAAGAAAATATTTCCAACATGCTTCTTGATGAAAACTATTATCTGTTTTTTGTTTATATCGACGATTTACCACTAGCTGGTAGAATTGTATACGTGCATAGGGAGCACAGTTATGACGTTTATGCAGCTAATTCTAATAAAGCTATAGAAAATAGAGGTACTACCTATTTTATGATGGAGTCAATATTTGAGTTCTTAAAATCTTTGGGAGTTAATTATTTTGACTTTGGAAGAATAGGGATAGGACACAGTGATGGTGTAGCCTCGTTTAAGTTATATTCGGGTGGCGAAGTTATTAATTATAATTCATCATGGGAATATAGTAATAATATATTCTTATCATCATTGGTGTCTATTGTTAGAAGTATCCGTTCAAAAAGATATTAG
- a CDS encoding Wzz/FepE/Etk N-terminal domain-containing protein, producing the protein MMEKEDTIDLMELFQKLWIKRKLIFIITGASMVLGLFVALFTPSQYTASCTLVPQMGERRASGSLGGLAAMAGISLGDIGPGEVLSPTVYPNIIKNVEFQKELIHSLYVFEDLKEPITYYNYVTDPQYRKFSLLRTIKKYTLGLPGTILAAIKGESDGKFKSAESDLHLSRLTYKEYKVLEQLYRTFSLSLYQKEGYVQMYTTMSDPYLAAQITTKAQHLLQKYLTDFKLQKVQANLEFVEGSYQEAKANFEAKQEELARFRDANINLTSAVARTREEKLQSEYTLLLSVYTELAKQKEQAKIAVTETTPILTVIEPVIVPVEKSKPSRAGILLIYTFLGLFVGVGRVLGWPILKDAWVKVKVRKDN; encoded by the coding sequence ATGATGGAAAAAGAAGATACTATTGACTTGATGGAGTTATTTCAAAAACTCTGGATTAAACGCAAATTGATTTTCATTATTACTGGTGCCTCTATGGTATTGGGGCTATTTGTAGCACTGTTCACGCCAAGTCAATATACCGCCAGTTGTACGTTAGTACCACAAATGGGAGAAAGACGTGCAAGCGGTAGTTTGGGTGGATTGGCTGCTATGGCAGGCATTAGTTTGGGGGATATTGGTCCAGGAGAAGTGCTTTCACCTACTGTATATCCCAATATTATTAAAAACGTAGAGTTTCAGAAAGAGTTGATTCATAGTTTGTATGTGTTTGAAGACTTGAAAGAGCCCATTACGTATTACAACTATGTAACCGACCCGCAGTATAGGAAATTCAGTTTATTGAGAACCATTAAAAAATATACCTTAGGCTTACCTGGAACCATTTTGGCAGCCATTAAAGGAGAATCGGATGGAAAATTTAAATCTGCTGAAAGTGATTTGCATTTGTCCAGGTTGACCTATAAAGAATATAAAGTGCTGGAACAGTTGTACAGAACCTTCTCACTTAGCTTATATCAAAAAGAAGGATATGTTCAAATGTACACCACCATGAGTGACCCATACTTGGCTGCACAAATTACCACCAAAGCCCAACATTTATTGCAAAAATATTTGACCGACTTTAAATTACAAAAAGTACAAGCCAACTTGGAATTTGTAGAAGGCAGTTATCAGGAAGCTAAGGCTAATTTTGAGGCCAAGCAGGAAGAGTTAGCTCGCTTTCGCGATGCCAACATAAACCTAACCTCGGCTGTTGCCCGAACTCGAGAAGAAAAGTTACAATCTGAATACACCTTGTTGCTGAGTGTTTATACCGAGTTGGCCAAACAAAAAGAACAGGCTAAAATAGCCGTTACAGAAACAACCCCCATCCTTACGGTTATAGAACCGGTAATTGTTCCTGTTGAAAAATCCAAGCCTTCTCGCGCAGGAATACTTTTAATTTATACTTTTCTGGGATTGTTTGTAGGAGTAGGGAGGGTGTTGGGATGGCCGATACTGAAAGATGCTTGGGTAAAGGTAAAGGTGAGGAAAGATAATTGA
- a CDS encoding polysaccharide biosynthesis protein: MSLFTNKTLLITGGTGSFGNAVLNRFLGTDIKEIRIFSRDEKKQDDMRHVIQNPKVKFYIGDVRDKRSVDTVMRGTDCVFHAAALKQVPSCEFFPMQAVRTNVIGTENVLDSASEHGVKNVVVLSTDKAAYPINAMGISKAMMEKVAVAKARSLGNNGATKICVTRYGNVMASRGSVIPLWIEQIKAGNPITITDPNMTRFMMTLEDAVDLVLYAFEHGNQGDLFVQKAPAATLDVLAESLKELYSVDTEIKVIGTRHGEKLYETLVTREEMFRSEDMSNYFRIPADARDLNYDKFFVEGQQDMTQVEDYHSHNTHRLSKEEMKQLLLQLDMVRQDVTDKR, translated from the coding sequence ATGTCACTTTTTACAAATAAAACGTTATTAATTACTGGGGGTACTGGCTCCTTCGGCAATGCAGTGCTAAATCGATTTTTAGGTACTGATATTAAAGAGATTCGTATTTTCAGTCGCGATGAAAAAAAACAGGATGATATGCGTCATGTGATTCAAAACCCTAAAGTTAAGTTCTACATTGGGGATGTGCGAGATAAGCGCTCTGTGGATACTGTTATGCGTGGGACAGATTGTGTGTTTCATGCGGCAGCGCTTAAGCAGGTGCCTTCGTGTGAATTTTTCCCAATGCAGGCTGTGCGCACCAATGTGATTGGAACGGAGAATGTGTTGGATTCGGCAAGTGAACATGGGGTTAAAAATGTGGTGGTGCTGAGTACCGATAAGGCGGCATATCCGATCAATGCGATGGGGATAAGCAAGGCGATGATGGAGAAGGTGGCGGTTGCTAAGGCTCGTTCATTAGGTAACAATGGCGCAACAAAAATTTGTGTGACGCGCTATGGCAATGTGATGGCCAGCAGAGGGTCGGTGATACCCTTGTGGATTGAACAGATTAAAGCGGGTAATCCGATTACGATTACAGATCCCAACATGACACGTTTTATGATGACACTGGAGGATGCAGTGGACCTTGTGCTATATGCATTTGAGCATGGTAACCAGGGTGATTTGTTTGTGCAAAAGGCTCCAGCTGCCACGTTAGATGTACTGGCAGAATCGCTTAAAGAACTGTATAGTGTTGATACTGAAATAAAGGTAATTGGGACACGTCATGGTGAAAAGTTGTATGAAACACTGGTTACCCGTGAAGAGATGTTCCGATCGGAAGATATGAGTAACTATTTCAGGATACCGGCCGATGCACGTGATTTGAACTACGATAAATTCTTCGTAGAAGGGCAGCAAGACATGACACAAGTGGAAGATTATCATTCTCACAATACACATCGACTAAGCAAAGAGGAGATGAAGCAGTTGTTGTTGCAATTGGATATGGTGCGACAGGATGTAACAGATAAAAGATAA
- a CDS encoding SLBB domain-containing protein produces MNIFKTLLTTTVLLLCTAAVAYGQLTDQQVINEVRRMQATGASQQQILTELAAKGVTREQAERIREQYEVGHATETGTTLSTDSRTRDASYDGPDEVIVIQETTSRRPGVVFGKDLFSSRNLTFQPSLNMPTPENYQLGAGDEIIIDIWGNSELSVRQTITPDGTINVPNVGPIYLTGLEVKEAAAKIKVAFSRIYSDLRASKPQTFIKTSVGNIRSIKVNIMGEVVLPGTYTMSSFASVFHGLYAAGGINDIGSLRTVKLYRNGQIYSQIDVYDYLLHGDSSGDIILKENDLIKVEPYSKHIRIDGQVKRPMVYELLEDERLDKVIAYAGGFTSQAYKKNVQLTRYGDTQRRVFTVEAEYYAGFALQDGDNIQVGTILDRYENRVEVAGAVFRPGYYALDERVQTVLDLVQMAEGPTEDAFLGRTILRRENPDLTLTIESLDLQKMLAGDLPDYPLQRNDRLFIMSENSLRQEYTVTLRGEVRVPGEYDYTENISIEDLIVNAGGLLESASLVKVDVARRPRDPFAQEATATRSELYTFTLENGLVIHGDKDFVLEPFDIVTVRRSPGYEVQENITIQGEVVFPGTYTKEARNERISSYIQRAGGVTPGAYLKGATLLRRMDERERTMAEHTLRLSMHSGRDSIVIDRIDMATGQYYVGIDLQKILDKPGRNGDLVLRSGDVLQVPEMNNVVRITGGVLYPNVVAYKEGMTIRDYINNAGGYADRAKRTKVYVVYMNNTIEKGQGSKVEPGCEIVVPLRRERHYSGVWSDIATATSSILSVASLTIIILLNLSRID; encoded by the coding sequence ATGAACATATTTAAAACCCTATTAACTACAACCGTCTTGCTGCTTTGCACAGCAGCCGTTGCGTACGGACAATTGACAGACCAACAGGTCATCAATGAGGTACGCCGTATGCAGGCTACGGGAGCTTCTCAGCAACAGATTCTTACAGAGCTGGCTGCCAAAGGCGTCACCCGTGAACAGGCAGAACGCATACGGGAACAATATGAAGTAGGTCATGCGACAGAAACAGGTACTACCTTAAGTACGGACAGCCGTACACGGGATGCTTCGTACGACGGACCGGACGAGGTGATTGTCATTCAAGAAACAACGTCCCGCCGCCCGGGTGTGGTATTTGGAAAAGACTTGTTCTCTTCCCGCAACCTTACGTTCCAACCGTCCTTGAATATGCCCACACCGGAAAATTACCAACTGGGTGCCGGTGACGAAATCATCATAGACATATGGGGCAACAGTGAACTAAGCGTGCGTCAGACCATTACTCCCGACGGCACCATCAATGTACCCAACGTGGGACCCATTTACCTGACGGGACTGGAAGTAAAAGAAGCCGCCGCTAAAATCAAAGTTGCCTTCAGCCGCATTTATTCAGATTTAAGAGCGTCTAAACCGCAGACCTTTATCAAAACATCGGTAGGCAACATACGCAGCATTAAGGTTAACATTATGGGAGAAGTGGTGTTACCGGGTACGTATACCATGAGTTCGTTTGCATCGGTTTTCCATGGCCTGTACGCTGCTGGGGGCATCAACGATATTGGCAGTTTGCGTACGGTAAAATTGTATCGCAACGGACAAATATACAGTCAAATAGACGTGTACGACTACTTGCTGCACGGGGACAGCAGCGGCGATATCATCTTGAAAGAGAATGACTTGATAAAAGTAGAGCCGTACAGTAAACACATACGTATTGACGGACAAGTCAAACGCCCCATGGTGTATGAATTGTTGGAAGACGAACGCCTGGATAAGGTCATAGCGTATGCCGGAGGCTTTACCAGTCAGGCGTACAAGAAGAACGTACAGCTTACACGGTACGGCGATACACAGCGGAGGGTGTTTACGGTAGAAGCGGAGTATTACGCCGGTTTTGCTCTGCAAGACGGGGACAACATTCAAGTGGGTACCATTTTGGACAGGTATGAAAACAGGGTAGAAGTTGCAGGGGCTGTTTTCCGCCCCGGATATTATGCTTTGGACGAACGGGTACAAACGGTGTTGGACTTAGTACAGATGGCAGAAGGCCCTACGGAAGATGCCTTTTTAGGTAGAACCATCTTAAGGAGGGAAAACCCCGATTTAACACTGACCATCGAATCTTTGGACCTGCAGAAAATGTTGGCAGGAGATCTTCCTGACTACCCACTCCAACGGAACGACCGTCTGTTTATTATGTCAGAAAATTCCTTACGTCAAGAATATACGGTTACGCTAAGGGGTGAAGTAAGAGTGCCCGGTGAATATGATTATACGGAAAACATCAGTATAGAAGACTTGATTGTGAACGCCGGGGGATTGTTGGAATCGGCATCGTTGGTGAAGGTAGATGTGGCCCGTCGTCCGCGGGATCCGTTTGCCCAAGAAGCAACAGCTACGCGCAGTGAATTGTATACCTTTACCCTGGAAAACGGCCTGGTGATACATGGAGACAAAGACTTTGTCCTGGAGCCCTTTGATATTGTAACGGTACGGCGCTCTCCCGGATACGAAGTACAAGAAAACATTACCATACAGGGAGAAGTGGTCTTCCCCGGTACGTACACCAAGGAAGCCCGCAACGAACGTATTTCTTCTTATATACAGCGTGCAGGAGGTGTTACTCCCGGTGCTTATCTAAAAGGAGCTACCTTGTTGCGCCGGATGGACGAGCGGGAGCGTACTATGGCAGAACATACATTACGCCTGAGTATGCATTCAGGCAGGGATTCTATTGTGATAGATAGAATAGATATGGCCACAGGTCAGTATTACGTAGGGATTGACCTGCAAAAAATCCTGGACAAACCGGGTAGAAACGGAGATTTGGTCCTTAGATCCGGTGACGTACTCCAGGTTCCGGAAATGAACAACGTGGTGAGAATCACAGGTGGGGTGCTTTATCCCAATGTGGTAGCCTATAAAGAGGGTATGACCATCAGGGACTATATCAACAATGCCGGAGGGTATGCCGACCGGGCTAAACGCACCAAGGTGTATGTGGTGTATATGAACAATACGATTGAAAAAGGACAAGGATCCAAAGTAGAGCCGGGTTGTGAAATTGTAGTACCTTTAAGAAGGGAACGTCATTATAGTGGTGTATGGAGTGATATAGCAACAGCTACTTCTTCCATATTATCGGTAGCCTCTTTGACTATAATTATTTTATTAAACCTTAGCCGGATAGATTAA
- a CDS encoding glycosyltransferase, with amino-acid sequence MKVLIVIPSFSNGGTITSLKNLVSQLDISKYKIDVFAITNSGPNREYIAKYTNVLGPSLNDEKIKPTIKVSLKRSIYKSVKSIKKGLEKIGIDVSPIIFKILVNKLEKFNYNLVIGFQEGQVTRFVSYFKSIRKVAWVRCDYSNMLRISGIKPQHILYSKIDKIVCVSEYTKAVFVNLLPETRNKTIALHNLISYNSIIKKSEETKELDPRFFFNGFKIVSLGRIDPVKRFSLIPEIVSKLKKRGLSFRWYILGGGETIEKQLLINNIKINNVEKELILLGEKTNPYPYIRESHLLVSTSLSEACPNVINEAKILGTPIVVADFGSVYEFIDDNVNGIVSPIETIADKVEIMITDKELYCLIKTNISNFRYNNDRILDVWYNKILVI; translated from the coding sequence ATGAAAGTATTAATAGTTATACCATCTTTTTCCAATGGAGGGACAATTACTTCATTAAAAAATTTGGTGTCACAGTTAGATATTTCAAAATATAAGATTGACGTTTTTGCTATTACTAATTCTGGCCCAAACAGAGAATATATAGCTAAGTATACTAACGTTTTGGGTCCTAGTTTAAATGATGAAAAGATAAAACCTACTATTAAAGTTTCATTAAAGCGGTCTATCTATAAATCAGTTAAGTCAATTAAGAAAGGATTAGAAAAAATCGGAATTGATGTTTCACCTATAATATTTAAAATTCTAGTTAATAAATTAGAAAAATTCAATTACAATTTAGTGATAGGGTTCCAAGAAGGGCAAGTGACAAGATTTGTGAGTTACTTTAAAAGTATTAGGAAGGTAGCATGGGTTCGATGTGATTATAGTAATATGTTACGTATTTCTGGAATCAAACCACAGCATATACTTTATTCAAAAATAGATAAAATTGTATGTGTAAGTGAGTATACAAAAGCAGTATTTGTAAATCTCCTTCCAGAAACTCGAAATAAAACTATCGCTTTGCATAATCTGATATCATATAATAGTATTATTAAAAAATCAGAGGAGACAAAAGAGCTTGATCCCAGGTTCTTTTTTAATGGTTTTAAAATTGTTTCATTGGGTCGTATAGATCCGGTAAAAAGATTCTCCTTAATACCAGAAATAGTATCAAAATTAAAAAAAAGAGGGCTTTCGTTCCGATGGTATATTCTAGGAGGAGGTGAAACAATTGAGAAACAATTACTTATTAATAATATCAAAATAAATAATGTTGAGAAGGAGTTAATATTATTGGGCGAAAAAACGAATCCATATCCATATATAAGAGAATCTCACTTATTAGTCTCAACATCTTTATCTGAAGCATGTCCTAATGTAATAAACGAAGCTAAAATATTAGGTACTCCTATTGTAGTAGCTGATTTTGGGTCAGTATATGAATTTATCGATGATAATGTGAATGGGATAGTTTCTCCAATAGAAACAATTGCAGATAAAGTTGAGATAATGATTACAGATAAAGAATTGTATTGTTTAATAAAGACCAATATTTCTAATTTTAGATATAATAATGATAGAATTCTGGATGTTTGGTATAATAAAATCTTGGTTATTTAA
- a CDS encoding acyltransferase, with translation MKYLLLKALRLLSFIYDKMHSIRAFYQKNSFAKCGKNVSVGHKCDFILSNIYCGDNVTIGDRASFIASIANIYIGNYVMFGPNVTIRGGNHRTDIKGKYMIQIKADEKLPENDEDVIIEDDVWVGCNVTILKGVVIGRGSVVAAGALVNKSCLPYSIIGGVPAKMLKTRWENLDDIIEHERLLYTENERLTRKQIEDIFNNCFNNI, from the coding sequence ATGAAATATTTGTTACTGAAAGCTTTAAGGCTACTTAGTTTCATATATGACAAGATGCATTCAATAAGAGCATTTTACCAGAAAAACAGTTTTGCTAAATGTGGCAAAAATGTAAGCGTGGGACATAAATGTGATTTTATCTTATCTAATATATATTGTGGTGACAATGTAACTATTGGAGATAGAGCTTCATTTATTGCTTCAATTGCAAATATATATATTGGTAATTATGTAATGTTTGGCCCTAATGTTACAATTCGCGGTGGCAATCATAGAACCGATATAAAAGGTAAATATATGATACAAATCAAAGCAGATGAAAAGCTTCCTGAAAATGATGAAGATGTAATTATTGAAGATGATGTTTGGGTTGGATGTAATGTAACAATATTAAAAGGAGTCGTAATTGGAAGAGGTTCAGTAGTAGCTGCAGGTGCATTAGTTAATAAAAGTTGTCTTCCTTATTCAATAATTGGTGGTGTTCCTGCTAAGATGCTGAAAACAAGATGGGAAAATTTAGATGATATAATTGAACATGAACGTTTATTATACACAGAAAATGAAAGATTGACAAGAAAACAAATTGAAGATATTTTCAACAATTGTTTTAATAATATATAA
- a CDS encoding lipopolysaccharide biosynthesis protein, whose translation MGLKKKTLSGFIWTSAGTLGNGFVSLLVTMILSRILIPYDFALIALLNVFLTISNVIVDSGFSQAIIRDDNPSQTDLSSVFYFNILLSFFIYGILYFLAPKIGLFYNAPELTILSRVIFLVIIFNSFSIIQNATLNRDLDFKVLNKCAVLGSFLAAIVSIIMAFTGFGIWALVANSALLPFFRSVLLWYSSKWRPIKKFSFSSIKRYLSFGIFLMFQGVIDAISTDLISLVIGKVYTKNDLGYYSQGKKMDGYIVSPFNSIIRKVTYPILSKIKNEESRLKDAYRQIVSVVMFAFLPLMFFTIATSNNMIITFFGSQWKEAGIYLKIAAFGVLLFPLQEICANVILLKGKTKAMLNATLIKQVIRIVLIFSFINKGVVTLAIVFAISNFIGCVLYIYLGMHYLKYNFYELIIDLYKTILASLLCIGVVVVTGNVISDINTILVFLIQALVMLVSYFIISKILRNNNFAELTSIIKTIFLQ comes from the coding sequence ATGGGATTAAAAAAGAAAACTCTTTCTGGTTTTATTTGGACTTCAGCAGGAACATTAGGAAATGGTTTTGTAAGCTTACTAGTGACAATGATTCTTTCGAGAATCCTAATTCCTTACGATTTTGCTTTAATTGCTTTATTAAATGTTTTCTTAACGATTTCTAACGTAATTGTTGATAGTGGTTTTTCGCAGGCAATCATCAGAGATGATAACCCCAGCCAAACAGATCTGTCGTCTGTATTTTATTTCAATATACTATTATCTTTTTTTATTTATGGAATACTTTACTTTTTGGCTCCCAAGATAGGTTTATTTTATAATGCCCCTGAATTGACCATACTATCAAGGGTTATCTTTCTCGTGATAATCTTTAATTCATTCTCCATAATTCAAAATGCCACCTTAAATAGGGATCTTGATTTTAAGGTATTAAACAAATGTGCTGTTTTAGGAAGCTTTTTAGCTGCAATAGTCTCCATTATAATGGCATTCACAGGTTTCGGTATTTGGGCATTAGTGGCAAACAGTGCGTTATTGCCTTTCTTTAGAAGCGTTTTACTTTGGTATAGCTCTAAATGGCGACCAATAAAAAAATTTAGTTTCTCATCAATAAAAAGATATTTGAGCTTTGGGATTTTTTTAATGTTCCAAGGGGTTATCGACGCGATTTCAACTGATTTAATAAGCCTTGTAATTGGTAAAGTATATACCAAGAATGATTTAGGATATTATTCTCAAGGTAAAAAAATGGATGGATATATAGTTTCACCATTTAATTCAATAATAAGGAAAGTAACATATCCGATACTTTCGAAAATTAAAAATGAAGAAAGTAGATTGAAAGATGCATATAGACAGATAGTTAGTGTTGTGATGTTTGCGTTTCTACCCCTAATGTTTTTTACAATCGCTACTTCAAATAATATGATAATCACTTTTTTTGGTTCACAGTGGAAAGAAGCAGGAATATATTTAAAAATAGCGGCCTTCGGCGTATTATTATTTCCTTTACAAGAGATATGTGCAAATGTAATTTTGTTAAAAGGCAAAACTAAAGCTATGTTAAACGCTACACTAATTAAACAAGTAATACGAATTGTGCTTATTTTCTCATTTATCAATAAAGGAGTTGTAACATTAGCTATAGTTTTTGCAATCTCAAATTTTATAGGATGTGTTTTATACATTTATTTAGGTATGCATTACCTGAAATACAACTTTTATGAGTTAATTATTGATTTATATAAAACTATATTAGCGTCATTACTGTGTATAGGGGTTGTTGTTGTAACAGGAAATGTTATTAGTGATATAAATACTATTTTAGTATTTCTAATACAGGCTTTGGTTATGCTTGTGTCATATTTTATTATTTCCAAAATATTACGTAACAACAATTTTGCTGAATTGACATCAATTATTAAAACAATTTTTTTACAATGA